One Littorina saxatilis isolate snail1 linkage group LG1, US_GU_Lsax_2.0, whole genome shotgun sequence genomic window carries:
- the LOC138958861 gene encoding uncharacterized protein, whose protein sequence is MFDIDRALDRQTTSVQVAKEPTSRHSSVTPSVGSSTHKSASVKSASHKAASITSAIHKSASHKSGSRRSGSQVASRAESLRSKSVSSEDTKLALKLEAASLAIKVEGDAIKEAQFSELDLLQQQYAERTAARQTEEAERTAARQTEEAERTAARQTEEAERNAARLIEETARQAKEAKRTAARQAEEAARQAEDTARQAKEAERIAARQAEDAAEAALEDIKQKKALRQIQSTELKISLREQQAMLQVLEQGESVQQDLPDLPSVDLLNTRFHPRPFVPLYSLMAPPPNNEHTAIGIGTGAAVIADQGTHQPALDVTSVPVCQAAVIADQRTHQPAMDFTSVPVCQAASTHDISTVNVNAAVTNFVAGTTTTEPQQHALPVVDLVVGVSASTSAATTNNATYEAYGPQRREDVNAPHHVGMSAPFVHQEPFTPNYTTAATTSSMRPTALLTTLQHPLGAYTGQPPLHNVGHSTTSVTGSRPPDLDHTGWSYHLPETREGDETQERHTYFPEERHQRMDHRRFQVTPPCFPYDTHLHPKPEPFVPTFLDPHQTTPKVIWGNENARPPAYMNFDKECHADRPFASYPPSAYYQRPFATPAKQDTPMDSLAKTLSDALMINRLPMQEPCIFVGDPLQYPIWRSSFSFLIERQNITSSEKLLYLQRYIGGQAKEAVTGFFLLREGDAYERAMEVLENRFGNSYVVSQAFRTKLDEWTPVKSKDPKGLRSLADFLQQCSVAAQEVGGLSILDDAQYLRKIVGKLPDWMSHRWSRTVARTKVEKKRYPLFNELVSFVTLEADISNDPVFGLTSASGTPRKFTTNLSTLTEDVTACLHCQLPDHDAGTCKELIEKPLVEIRDFLFKNRICYGCLRSKDHQSRQCKQKQTCKKCKKAHPTCLHDDNFKYQNSMSENKGASEHKNNYRTSAADVQEPLSSSTPTVSALKASEENSIGFTSMIVPVLVSSDSNPNVEVLTYALLDTMSNATFVVQSVAEEVKAKSQPTTLRVSTLTEDNAVVSGRKYSGLRVRSPSSREFVRLPSAISRPYLTVDPTHIPTSETVKAYPHLQHLSPKLPPLYPDCEAGLLIGYDCAEALMPLNVVQGLPFAVETKLGWSIVGKAPHSVAFDGIASSMRVIVKPGSREEERVAHVYKVQVDEVSCTDPLHVMERDFASDSGSMSQDDVKFMKIVKENVKINEAGHYEMPLPFRPEKPSLPDNRGATVKRLMGLKRQKKRGYRDDCVKVMTLILYGLIVTCFASRAIHIETLDDMSSDSFINALRIVVLHDQNLCRSEWCMARVIEVMPGSDGLVRRVKVHVGTKALDNHGRPTGDSRILERPIHKMTVSRL, encoded by the coding sequence atgtTTGACATTGATCGAGCTCTTGACAGACAAACGACTAGTGTGCAGGTGGCTAAGGAGCCTACTTCCAGgcatagcagtgttacacctagcgttgggtcatccacccacaagtcagccagTGTTAAGTCTGCCAGCCATAAAGCAGCTAGCATTACGTCAGCCATCCACAAGTCAGCTAGCCACAAGTCAGGTAGCAGGAGATCAGGTAGCCAAGTAGCTTCTCGCGCCGAGTCTCTCCGCTCTAAAAGTGTTAGCTCTGAAGACACTAAATTGGCTCTTAAACTAGAGGCtgcttccctggccataaaagtggaaggtgacgcaataaaggaagctcagtttagtgaactggatctcttacaacaacaatatgctgagagaacagcagctaggcagactgaggaagctgagagaactgcagctaggcagactgaggaagctgagagaacagcagctaggcagactgaggaagctgagagaaatgcAGCTAGGCTGATCGAAGAAActgctaggcaggctaaggaagctaagagaacagcagctaggcaggccgaagaagcagctaggcaggctgAAGACacagctaggcaggctaaggaagctgagagaatagcAGCTAGACAGGCCGAGGACgcagctgaagcagctcttgaagatattaaacagaaaaaggctttgagacaaattcagtccaccgaattgaaaattagcttaagagaacaacaagctatgTTACAAGTATTGGAACAAGGTGAATCCGTTCAGCAGGATCTCCCTGATCTACCGTCAGTCGATTTGCTGAACACTAGGTTCCACCCTCGTCCTTTCGTTCCCTTGTATAGTCTTATGGCCCCTCCTCCTAACAATGAACATACAGCGATAGGAATAGGGACaggtgctgccgtcattgctgaccaaggaacacaccagccagccttggacgtcacgtctgttcctgtctgccaagccgCCGTCATCGCTGACCAaaggacacaccagccagccatggacttcacgtctgttcctgtctgccaagccgCCAGCACCCATGACATCTCGACTGTCAACGTCAACGCTGCTGTCACCAACTTCGTCGCAGGAACCACAACGACTGAGCCACAACAGCACGCGTTACCTGTCGTGGACCTCGTCGTTGGAGTCAGCGCCTCGACAAGCGCCGCTACTACCAACAACGCCACCTACGAGGCGTACGGACCTCAACGTAGAGAGGATGTCAACGCCCCCCATCACGTCGGAATGAGCGCTCCTTTCGTCCATCAGGAGCCCTTCACACCTAACTACACGACGGCTGCAACTACATCCTCCATGCGGCCTACAGCGCTGCTGACCACACTGCAGCACCCTCTCGGTGCATACACTGGTCAGCcgcctctgcacaacgttggacactcaacgacaagcgtcacaggctctcgcccgcctgatctcgaccacacaggttggtcctatcacctaccagagacaagggaaggtgatgagacgcaagaacgacacacctacttcccagaagaacgtcaccaacgcatggaccacagacgttttcaagtgaccccaccctgtttcccctatgatacccacctacatcccaaaccagagcctttcgtgcccacattcctggacccacatcagaccacccccaaagttatttggggaaacgaaaacgcaaggccccctgcgtacatgaactttgacaaggaatgtcATGCAGATCGTCCATTTGCCTCCTACCCCCCGTCTGCGTACTACCAACGTCCATTTGCTACTCCTGCAAAGCAGGACACTCCTATGGACTCTCTCGCCAAAACCCTATCAGACGCTCTGATGATCAACCGCTTGCCGATGCAGgagccgtgcatttttgttggtgaccctctccaatatccaatttggaggtcgtcgttttcgttcctcatcgagagacaaaacataaccagcagtgagaagttattgtatctgcaacggtacatcggaggtcaagcaaaggaggccgtgaccggcttctttctgctgagagaaggtgatgcctacgagagagccatggaagtgctggaaaatcggttcggcaactcatacgtcgtttcgcaagctttccggaccaagctggacgaatggaccccagtcaaaagcaaagatcccaagggactcagaagtctggccgatttcttgcagcaatgttccgttgctgcccaggaagttggtggactgagcatcctggatgatgcccagtacttacggaagatcgtcggaaagctcccagactggatgagtcacagatggtctagaacagttgctcgaactaaggttgaaaagaagaggtatcctctgttcaatgaactcgtgtcgttcgttactctcgaagcagacatttctaacgaccctgttttcggcttgacaagtgcatcggggacaccaagaaagttcacaacgaacctgtcaaccctgacagaggatgtcaccgcatgtctgcactgtcaacttccggaccatgacgctgggacatgtaaggaactcatagagaagcctctggttgagatacgagattttctgttcaagaaccgtatctgctacggatgtctcagaagtaaggatcaccagagccgtcaatgtaagcagaaacagacgtgcaagaagtgcaagaaggctcaccccacttgtcttcatgatgacaatttcaaatatcagaacagtatgagtgaaaacaaaggggcgagtgaacacaagaacaattaccgtacctctgctgctgacgttcaagagccactgtcatcgtcgactcctacggtgtctgctcttaaggccagcgaggaaaacagcatcggtttcacgtctatgatcgttcccgttctcgtttccagtgactctaaccccaacgtagaagtgctgacgtacgcactactggacactatgtccaacgccacttttgtagtgcagtcagtggctgaagaagttaaagccaaatcgcagccgaccacactcagggtctccacactgactgaggacaatgCTGTGGTCTCCGGCAGGAAGTACTCTGGATTGCGTGTCCGGTCTCCTTCCTCCCGTGAGTTTGTCAGGCTCCCTTCTGCCATCTCACGACCTTATCTGACCGTTGACCCCACTCATATCCCCACCTCAGAGACTGTCAAAGCTTAcccacatctccaacacctgtctccaaaactgccccccttgtaccctgactgcgaagcaggcctcctcattggctacgactgcgctgaggccctcatgcccctaaacgttgtccaaggactgccattcgcagtagagactaagttaggttggagcatcgtcggcaaggcaccgcattccgtcgcctttgatggcatagcctcgtccatgcgcgtcatcgtcaagccaggatcgagggaagaagaacgtgtagctcacgtctacaaggtacaggtggacgaagtctcgtgtactgacccattacatgttatggaaagagaCTTTGCAAGTGACTCAGGATCCATGTCCCAGGACGATGTAAAGTTCATGAAGATCGTGAAGGAAAACGTAAAGATCAACGAAGCTGGTCACTACGAGATGCCCTTACCATTTCGACCAGAGAAACCGTCCCTCCCCGACAACAGAGGTGCCACAGTCAAACGTCTGATGGGCCTGAAACGCCAGAAAAAACGAGGGTACCGTGATGACTGCGTCAAGGTCATGACATTAATCTTGTACGGGCTGATCGTGACGTGTTTTGCCTCTAGggcaatccacattgaaaccctggatgacatgtcaagtgattccttcatcaacgccctacgcattgttgtcttgcatgaccagaacttgtgcagatcagagtggtgcatggctcgtgTAATCGAGGTGATGCCTggatctgatggactggtcagacgagtgaaagtgcatgttggaacaaaggctctagacaatcacggccgtcccactggtgatagtcgcatattagagcgaccGATTCACAAAATGACTGTTAGTAGATTGTGA